CATCTTTTTTTGCATCTTTAGATTTCTTTTCGTCTTCTTCTTTATAATAATCTCCTTCTTCGTGATCTATTCTTGATTTTTCCCAATCTTCTTTTTGTAACCAAACCATCCAAACATCATAATTGATATCATTTCTATTTGAAAGGAATGCTAATTTCTTCCCGTCTGGACTCCAAACTGGATTGATATCGTTTCTTGGGTGCATACTTACATTCATTTTTTTACTCTTATCTGCAACAGATTGAATAAAAATTTCAGTATCAAAATCTAAATCAGTTTGAGAATATGCGATGTATTTACTATCTGGACTCCAAGAAACTCCTTGAGGAGCAGACCATGTATCAACAAAAGTTTCTTTATTCTTTAACTTACCATCTTCAATATCTGCAATAATTAATTTACCTCTACCTACTTGATAAGCAATTTTTTTCTGATCTGGAGAAATTATAAATCCTTGAATATCTTCTTTTGCACTAGTTAGTTTTTCATTCTTGATTTTTAAAGATCTTTCTATTCCAACTTTATCATCAGCTGAAGTTACTTTATATAATTGAAATAAACCATCTCTATCAGATAAAAACACTACTGTTTTGTCATCAAACCATCCAACACTTTTATCGCTGTAAGGATCTTTACTAACATTGTTAGTTCTCTTTTTCTCTTTGTTGTTCTCTTTTACAAAAATTTCTCCGTCAATAGCAACAGCAGCCATTTTTCCATTTGGTGAAATTGCAAAATTTCCAATTCCTCTGGTTGTTGTTCTTGAAGTTTCATCATTTATCCTGTTGTCTGAAGAGATATTCATTGTTAATTTAGATGAGCTTCCATTCTTCAGTTGGAAAACAGATATTCCAGATGTATACACTATAGTTCCATTATTACTCACAGAATAAGAACGAACTCCATTTTTACTTAAGCTTGTTAATTTTTGTTTAGTTCCATCTACTTGACCATCTGAGATAAGTTTTTGCTTATAAATGTTATATCTACCACTCTCAGCACCTACATAATATAGATTACCTTCTGCATCCCAAGCTGGAGAATGATCATTTTTATTACTTGTTGTAATTTGGATATACTTTTTTGTAGCTGTGTTGTAAATCCAAATATCTCTTTGTGCAGAACCAGAATAGTCTTCTCGTGCAATTCTACAAGCTCCTTTTGTAAATGCTATCAATTTTCCATCAGGAGAAGCAGTAGCCATTTCTCCGTAGGCATTTAATAAACGGGTTGGTGTTCCACCTTTTGCATTCACAGTATACATTTGTTGATCCCACTCAGGACCAGCAAAAATACGTTTAGTTGTAAAAATTATATTTCCGTCTTTACCCCAAGAAGTTGGAGTATTTGAAGCTGGATAATACGTTAATTGTTTAGGTACACCTCCATTTGTAGAAGTAACAAAAATATTTGAGTTTCCTTTTCTATCTGATGAAAAAGCTATTTCATTTCCGCTTTTATTCCAGATAGGATCAGTCTCATAAGCTTTATTTATGGTTAATCGTTTAGCTCCTTTGGTGTTGAGATCATATACCCATATATCTCCATAATAACTAAATGCTATTTCATTAGCATTGGGGCTTATAGCAGGTTTTCGTATTAACTGACCTTGTATGGACGTTACTCCAATAAAAGTTAGTAACACTAATAAAGTAGTTTGTTTTAAATTCATTATCCTTATATTTATTATACAACGAATTTAAAGTTTTCTTGGATAGTTGGTAGTTTTTTTAATATTTGTTTAACAACTCAGTTGCAATAAAAGCTTTTAGAAATCTAATTTTAACGTTTTAAGATAAAATTTACTCGGCAATAAGTTCATCTATTTTCTTTCTAAAACTTTTACTATTCCAATTAGCAGAGCCCGATTTATCTACTCTAATATTTCCTTGTGTATCTATTACAAAAGTTCTGGGAATAGAAGTTACAGGAGGTAATTCTTTCGGAAAATCATGATTGGATTGATAAACTGGAAATTCATACCCATGTTTTTTAAAAAACTCATTTAAAGTTCTAACATCATCACTTGTAATGAATACAAATGCAACCTTTCCTTTATAATCGTTATAAAAATCTTGAATGTATGGTAACTCTGCTATACAAGGAGGACACCAAGTTGCCCAAAAGTTTAAGAAAACGACTTTTCCTTTAAATTCAGCAAAATTGGCGTTATAAGTATTTAAACCTGTTAACTTCCAGTTATAATCGAATATTCTTGCACTTCCTTCAGCTTTTTCTACAGTTGGAGAAAAAGATATTTGCCTTATAAACCAAACTCTACTTGGTTTATATAAAATTAAGCATATCAATGCTATAAAAAGAATATTAGATAATGTAATATGTTTCTTCAAATCTGTTTAAATTAAGAAAAAGTACGAGTAAAAGTACTCGCACTTTTTTCCTTGGTCTTTCAATTTAAAGAAAACTAACATGTAGTATTCTAAAACTTTAGTTAAACTTAATGAGAAACTCCTGGCGACTTTAACATATACATATTGGTTCTCAATTGTTTTAAAATAAAATCTGCTACATCTGCTCTTGAAATTTTTAACTTTAAAGATTTTAAACTAGATGGAAAACCATGTAAATACTCTTCTGTTTTTTCTCCATCAGTAAAAGCACTTGGTTTTACAATCGTCCAATCTAAACTACTTGCTCTTACATATTTTTCTTGTAATTCATGATCTAGAAAAACTTGTTTTAAAAACCATCCGAACATGATATATTTCCAAAAGAAATTTAAATTATTATTACTTTCTCCCGTGCCTAAAGTACTCTGACAAATTAATCTTTTCACATTATTTTTTTCCATGGCTTCAATAATGTTTTTTGTTCCGAATGATCTAACTGAACTTTTTCTACTCTTACCAGAACCTAAAACAATAATTACTGCTTCCTTTCCTTTAATGGCTTCACTTACATCTTTTTTATTAAAAACATCTCCTTCAAAATATTGTAGTTTTTTATTCTTTACGTCTGATAGTTTACGTTTATCTCTACAAAATGCTGTTACATCATAACCTTGTTCTAAGGCCTGATTTACAACATGCTTCCCTACTGTTCCTGTAGCTCCAAATATTATAAGTTTCATATCTATTTATTTTAATATTACACCACAAAATTATTAGTAATGTCTATCTTAAAATTGAACAAAACCGACAAAATGAAAATTTAAGCGATTTGATTTAAGTAGAATTTTGGAGTTTGACCAGTGTAACTTTTAAAAGTTCTTATAAAATGAGATTGATCTGAAAATCCGCTATCTAAGCCAACATCTAACAAAGTATCGAATTTAGATTGACTTAATAAATGAATAGAGCTTTGAAACTGAATAATTCTGGCAAACTGTTTTGGTGTTAAACCTACATAATTCATAAAATTTCTCTCTAAGGTTCGTTCTGTTATAGGAACTATCTCTAGAATTTCTTTCACTTTTATTTGGCCTTTTTTCTCTATAATAATTCGAATTACTCGTTCTATTATAGCATTTTCTGAAACTGTATTCGCCTTAATTAAACTTCTTATTAAGTTAAATAAAGTTGAAATCTGCTGATTTATTTCAGAAGTTTTTACTAATTCGTTTCGATAAAAGTTCGTATTTACATGATTTAACTGTAATAAATCGTAACAGTCGTCATTAAGAACTTTAGGCGCTATTCCTAAGAGATATTTTGAGGCAAATGGATATAGTTGAACTACAATATATTCGTGAGCACCTTTTACATCCAAAGAAATAGGCTGTAAAGTTTGTCCGTATAAAAACAACTCTGAAAGTTTTTTCTCTTTTGGTAATAAATAAAAGCCATGATCAGAAGATTGATACATAATACCAGGATAACCATCAGCATACAAAGGAATATTCGTATGAGAATCTTCATTCGTATTACTTCCAATCATAATACAATTTACATAAGGAAGTATGTCTTTTGGTAATATGTATTCCGTCTTATACATAAAGTACAGCTAAAGATACAAATTAACTTAAGCTATTTAATTAAATGTTTTTCTAAACTCTAAAGGAGACATTGTTGTTTTGTTTTTAAAAAGTTTCGTAAATGAAGATGGATATTCAAAACCTAAGTAATATGCGATTTCACTAACTGTAAATTCTGAAGTATTTAGTAATTCTTTTGCTTTTCTGATTAGCTGACTGTGAATATGTTGTTGTGTATTTTGTCCTGTCAAATTTTTTAAAACACTCGTTAAATAACTTGTAGAAACACACAATTCTTCAGCAATCCATTGTACTGAAGGTAATCCTTTATCTATTAAGTTTTCTTGATTAAAGTAATTAGACAGTAATGTTTCTAATTGTGTAACAATTTTATGATTTGAAACTTTACGTGTTCTAAATTGTCTTTCATAAAACCTTTCTGCGTAATTCAACAATAACTCTACCTGTGAGATGATAATATTCTGACTAAACTGATCTGTATTAGATTGATATTCTGAACGAATATTATTTAGTATTGAAATCATCATTTTCTCTTCTTTGTCCGAAAGAAACAATGCTTCATTTACTGCGTAACCAAAAAATTGATAATTCTTTATCTTTTTTGCTAAAATTGTATTCCATAAAAAATCTGGATGAATCAATAAAA
This genomic stretch from Tenacibaculum jejuense harbors:
- a CDS encoding S41 family peptidase, whose product is MNLKQTTLLVLLTFIGVTSIQGQLIRKPAISPNANEIAFSYYGDIWVYDLNTKGAKRLTINKAYETDPIWNKSGNEIAFSSDRKGNSNIFVTSTNGGVPKQLTYYPASNTPTSWGKDGNIIFTTKRIFAGPEWDQQMYTVNAKGGTPTRLLNAYGEMATASPDGKLIAFTKGACRIAREDYSGSAQRDIWIYNTATKKYIQITTSNKNDHSPAWDAEGNLYYVGAESGRYNIYKQKLISDGQVDGTKQKLTSLSKNGVRSYSVSNNGTIVYTSGISVFQLKNGSSSKLTMNISSDNRINDETSRTTTRGIGNFAISPNGKMAAVAIDGEIFVKENNKEKKRTNNVSKDPYSDKSVGWFDDKTVVFLSDRDGLFQLYKVTSADDKVGIERSLKIKNEKLTSAKEDIQGFIISPDQKKIAYQVGRGKLIIADIEDGKLKNKETFVDTWSAPQGVSWSPDSKYIAYSQTDLDFDTEIFIQSVADKSKKMNVSMHPRNDINPVWSPDGKKLAFLSNRNDINYDVWMVWLQKEDWEKSRIDHEEGDYYKEEDEKKSKDAKKDAAKKTKKPKKKSVVVKIDEERIFDRLVQVTSLSDDEFSLAFSGDSNFMYYSATDPSSKRRNLYKIKWDGSKPKAIKGGSRAGGFSLQKGKLYFTAGGVLKELNTKSDRITVYPHKATYTKYRGKINEQVFNEGIRALTAGFYDPNFHGYDWNGLVKRYKPWVLSATTDQDYSYMFNLLLGQLNASHMGYRSFTPPNPSDKIGLLGLDVTDTSNGAKVNYVLPNSVSDKSKSKLNVGDVITHVNGIEVPKRESFYKALKNTINTETLLTLSSGKEVVLRPQRNLRRLQYEEWIRSRKKLVDEYSNGQLGYIHIQGMNQPSFERFERELKASGYGKKGIVIDVRYNGGGWTTDRLMAVLNVKQHAYTVPRGATKSLKNHKKFEKHYPYNERAILSVNTKPVVALCNENSYSNAEIFSHAFKNLGLGKLVGQPTFGAVISTGGAGLQNGFIRMPFRAWYVKQSGKNMENEAPAVPDYLVKNAPGWKDRGEDAQLKKAVEVLLQDIR
- a CDS encoding TlpA family protein disulfide reductase; this encodes MKKHITLSNILFIALICLILYKPSRVWFIRQISFSPTVEKAEGSARIFDYNWKLTGLNTYNANFAEFKGKVVFLNFWATWCPPCIAELPYIQDFYNDYKGKVAFVFITSDDVRTLNEFFKKHGYEFPVYQSNHDFPKELPPVTSIPRTFVIDTQGNIRVDKSGSANWNSKSFRKKIDELIAE
- a CDS encoding NAD(P)-dependent oxidoreductase — its product is MKLIIFGATGTVGKHVVNQALEQGYDVTAFCRDKRKLSDVKNKKLQYFEGDVFNKKDVSEAIKGKEAVIIVLGSGKSRKSSVRSFGTKNIIEAMEKNNVKRLICQSTLGTGESNNNLNFFWKYIMFGWFLKQVFLDHELQEKYVRASSLDWTIVKPSAFTDGEKTEEYLHGFPSSLKSLKLKISRADVADFILKQLRTNMYMLKSPGVSH
- a CDS encoding helix-turn-helix domain-containing protein, coding for MYKTEYILPKDILPYVNCIMIGSNTNEDSHTNIPLYADGYPGIMYQSSDHGFYLLPKEKKLSELFLYGQTLQPISLDVKGAHEYIVVQLYPFASKYLLGIAPKVLNDDCYDLLQLNHVNTNFYRNELVKTSEINQQISTLFNLIRSLIKANTVSENAIIERVIRIIIEKKGQIKVKEILEIVPITERTLERNFMNYVGLTPKQFARIIQFQSSIHLLSQSKFDTLLDVGLDSGFSDQSHFIRTFKSYTGQTPKFYLNQIA
- a CDS encoding helix-turn-helix domain-containing protein codes for the protein MLHFKRILEYHKLAGLKAPEHPLISLINYDEVNYPDNIKEIKWRQDYFTVGLKRNVAYKFFYGQQEYDFDEGVMTFIAPNQVMSLAENPNLNTKPSGWLLLIHPDFLWNTILAKKIKNYQFFGYAVNEALFLSDKEEKMMISILNNIRSEYQSNTDQFSQNIIISQVELLLNYAERFYERQFRTRKVSNHKIVTQLETLLSNYFNQENLIDKGLPSVQWIAEELCVSTSYLTSVLKNLTGQNTQQHIHSQLIRKAKELLNTSEFTVSEIAYYLGFEYPSSFTKLFKNKTTMSPLEFRKTFN